TCGTTTGAGAACCATTTTTGATGATAAGACTGCCAAAATTATTCTTAGTTGGTTCTACAAAACTTTTAGTTATTACAGCGTAAGAACTTTTTCCGTTAACCGAAGATGTAACTTTTTCTCTAACCAATGTTGGTTGATAAACAGCATGAGCATAGAAAAGACTATTTTTTTCGGTTGCAGGATCGTCCGTAAGAGTTTTGTAGCTGGCGAAAAACTTTTTACAGAAGCTGTTGGAGTTATCATAATATTGGTAATTTTTGTGGAAGGTATAACCTGCATTACCAGAACATCTAAGCCGAAAAGGTAATTTTGATATAGGTTTGTTGTTTTTGTCGAGGAACCAAACTATCGTATAGCTGAATGCTTTATAGCCACCCTCATCGCACTTAGCTTTTGAGTAGGGTATAGTTTCAATTTCATTACTCATCAAAGGTTGAGAACGATTGAGTACGAGTAATCGAGGTTGTTTAGTTAGCAACACAGTTTCCTTGCTGCCGTCGCCAAACTCATGTTCTACTGGTTGCCAACCGTCAGTTAATTCAAACTCGGCT
The Myxosarcina sp. GI1 genome window above contains:
- a CDS encoding DUF5895 domain-containing protein; the protein is MNNSSIDFGFNTDEFVGEITTVPYSQFLNASSKNYGLAITSANASLAEFELTDGWQPVEHEFGDGSKETVLLTKQPRLLVLNRSQPLMSNEIETIPYSKAKCDEGGYKAFSYTIVWFLDKNNKPISKLPFRLRCSGNAGYTFHKNYQYYDNSNSFCKKFFASYKTLTDDPATEKNSLFYAHAVYQPTLVREKVTSSVNGKSSYAVITKSFVEPTKNNFGSLIIKNGSQTSDRIKQLIETTKSWLKTESVEAEEEKTEGEESEQDVVETELSADPVPF